The DNA segment CATTTCCTTCAAACCGTCTTGTATATCCGCCTTCTTCCTGGGAGAAAGGTTCAAACAGAAATGGTAAATATTCCTGCGAAATACCAATTCCCGAATCTTTAATATCAACACATATCTCATTGGTTAAATTCTTGTACAACTTTATTTGAATTTTACCTTTTGGAGTATACTTAACAGCATTGTCTAACAGGTTAATAAATATTTGTTGAAGAGAATACGCATCACCAAGAATTTTGGCATGGTCAATCTCTTTAAGGAATTCCAACTTAAGAAGTTTTAAGTTACTAGGAGTTTGAAATTCACGGATACATTCAAAAAGTATTTCCTTTGAAAGATCAATTTCAGTAATATTAATTTCAAAACTTCCTGTTTGAATTTCTGCCATATTTAATATTTGATCAATCGTCCGGATGATTCTCTTACCGCCATTATCAATACTATCAAAACTCACTTCTAAATCATTACTTAATTTTCCCTGCAATTCTTCTTTTAATAATGAAGTAAAACTTAAAATAATGTTTATTGGTGAACGAATCTCATGAGACATTTGGGCTAAAAAATCTGTTTTTAACCTGTTAGATTTTTCCGCATCTTCCTTGGCTTTTATCAATTCCTTTTCTGCTTCTTTACGTTCTGTAATATCACGACCTATAACTACAAGTCCTCTTCTTCTCCCATCCTGGTAATAAAGAGGAAGTTTAATTATATCAAAAACATGATAGGTCCCATCGCTTTTAGGGATAACTTCTTCAACACGCGAAAGTTTTCCTTTCTGCCATGAAGATTCATCGGAGGATTCAAAAAATACAAATGCTTTTTGATGAAAGCTGCTATACTTAGCAAGTTCAGAATCTTTTTTGCCAATATAATCCACACCCTCAAGATCAAAAAGTTTCAAATAAGCCTCGTTTGCTTTCAGCCATTGTCCTCCGCCATCTTTAAAACAGACAATATCCGGCATTGAGTTAATTAACATTCTAAAAAGATCTTCACTTGCTTTAAGTTCATCTTCAGCTTTAACTTTTGCAGTAATATCATTTGCAAGCACAAGAATTCCCTCACTTCCATCAGTTAATGGAAATTTAGTTTCATTTAGTTCTACAAAAATTATCTTTCCATCTTTACGAACATTTTTTACAATATGATGAAGGTTATTACCTGATACTAATTTTTTTATATGATCTTCAATCTCGTGTGCAGATTCAGGAAGCGCAAATAGGCTCACATTCTTTCCGATCAATTCTTCCCTGGTATAACCATGGCAATTATTTACAGGATGATTCACATCCAGCAAATTTCCCTTTTGATCAATTACCATTATTTCGCTTGGTGAATGTTCGAATAAAGTCCGGTACCGGTGTTCATTATCTGCAAGGATCTTTTCTGTTTTCTTATGCTCTGCAATCTTCTTATGCAATTTCTTGTTTGTTTCTTCAAGCTGGATGGTTCTTTCCAAAACACGTTTT comes from the Ignavibacteriales bacterium genome and includes:
- a CDS encoding PAS domain S-box protein, with product MKSNKKMKSLPIEKVELNKTLPGDMANTQLNYRSKILKNSVEKIVANEKENKEGKISSNFATDPFKSFIENSIDVIMRFDTNHRHLYVNPAVKNQTGFSPEEFIGKTHSEMGFSKHLVEIWERAIEKVIKSKKLNRIEFELPNHIWIDWLLVPEYSIDGIVQSVIATARDITERKKAEQEIIRLNEELEKRVLERTIQLEETNKKLHKKIAEHKKTEKILADNEHRYRTLFEHSPSEIMVIDQKGNLLDVNHPVNNCHGYTREELIGKNVSLFALPESAHEIEDHIKKLVSGNNLHHIVKNVRKDGKIIFVELNETKFPLTDGSEGILVLANDITAKVKAEDELKASEDLFRMLINSMPDIVCFKDGGGQWLKANEAYLKLFDLEGVDYIGKKDSELAKYSSFHQKAFVFFESSDESSWQKGKLSRVEEVIPKSDGTYHVFDIIKLPLYYQDGRRRGLVVIGRDITERKEAEKELIKAKEDAEKSNRLKTDFLAQMSHEIRSPINIILSFTSLLKEELQGKLSNDLEVSFDSIDNGGKRIIRTIDQILNMAEIQTGSFEINITEIDLSKEILFECIREFQTPSNLKLLKLEFLKEIDHAKILGDAYSLQQIFINLLDNAVKYTPKGKIQIKLYKNLTNEICVDIKDSGIGISQEYLPFLFEPFSQEEGGYTRRFEGNGLGLALVKKYTEMNGAKIIVNSEKGEGTTFTICFKHGRK